From the genome of Acidobacteriota bacterium, one region includes:
- the thiL gene encoding thiamine-phosphate kinase, with the protein MREFQLIDWIAQRRQEVPEGLLTGIGDDCAVFDPSFARRLLVTTDTLVEDVHFRRRWSSPAFLGHKALAVSLSDLGAMGARPHAALLSLCLPQDTGERWAHCLLEGLLQACSHWHCPLIGGNLAAASQVQITVTAWGYLEKGEAVLRSGGRAGEGLAVAGHLGLARRGLLSLRRHDPDLSAVEDGGELRQGKGDPRRGRLWEALLRPQPPLQAGCWLQSRELARSMIDLSDGLCADLGHLLRSSRLAAVLEERALNDFLRAQEPEEAADETEPRLQAALKGGEDYALLFSLDPQRVLELEQCPLPRGQHCGLIGHLEQGPPAIFLRDLRGKRRPLKISGYQHFGDGNA; encoded by the coding sequence GACCCTTCCTTCGCCCGGCGCCTGCTCGTCACCACCGACACCCTGGTCGAGGACGTGCACTTCCGCCGCCGCTGGAGTTCGCCGGCGTTCTTGGGACACAAAGCCCTGGCCGTCAGCCTCAGCGACCTGGGGGCCATGGGGGCGCGTCCTCACGCCGCCCTGCTCAGCCTGTGCCTCCCCCAGGATACCGGCGAGCGGTGGGCACACTGTCTGCTGGAAGGCCTCCTGCAAGCCTGCAGCCACTGGCATTGTCCGCTCATCGGAGGCAATCTGGCCGCCGCCTCTCAGGTTCAAATCACCGTCACGGCCTGGGGATACCTCGAGAAAGGCGAAGCAGTGCTGCGCTCAGGCGGACGGGCGGGCGAGGGGCTGGCGGTGGCCGGACACTTGGGCCTGGCCCGCCGCGGACTCCTCTCCCTGCGCCGCCACGATCCCGACCTGAGCGCCGTCGAGGATGGCGGGGAGTTGCGGCAGGGCAAGGGCGATCCCCGCCGCGGACGCCTGTGGGAGGCTTTGCTGCGTCCTCAGCCGCCGCTGCAGGCGGGATGCTGGCTGCAGAGCCGGGAGCTGGCCCGCAGCATGATCGATCTCAGCGACGGACTCTGCGCCGACCTGGGCCACCTGCTGCGCAGCAGCCGCCTCGCGGCCGTCCTCGAGGAGCGGGCCCTGAACGACTTTCTGCGCGCTCAGGAGCCGGAAGAGGCGGCCGACGAGACCGAGCCACGCCTGCAGGCCGCCCTCAAGGGAGGCGAGGACTACGCCCTGCTCTTCAGCCTCGATCCCCAGCGCGTCCTGGAACTGGAGCAATGCCCCTTGCCTCGGGGACAGCATTGCGGGCTCATCGGACACCTGGAGCAGGGGCCTCCCGCAATCTTCCTGCGCGACCTCCGGGGAAAGCGGCGTCCTCTGAAGATCTCCGGCTACCAGCACTTCGGAGACGGGAATGCGTAA
- a CDS encoding DUF2062 domain-containing protein: MRKQLRKLLGLGESPRRTALAYAVGVFLGFSPFLGLHTILGLLIAFFFRLNRVAILLGVYTNNPWWMVPYYAFAAWFGYLLLGGAVASSLPHPGLEDLFSPAYWRSLAGQWDLLVPAFFGSMVIAILLGALAYPTALHLLRRYGRRRLPPTPPKD, from the coding sequence ATGCGTAAACAACTGCGCAAGCTCCTCGGGCTGGGCGAGTCTCCCCGCCGCACCGCCCTGGCCTACGCCGTGGGCGTCTTCTTGGGCTTCTCGCCCTTCCTCGGTCTGCACACCATTCTCGGCCTGCTGATCGCCTTCTTTTTCCGCCTCAACCGGGTAGCCATCCTGCTCGGCGTCTACACCAACAATCCCTGGTGGATGGTGCCCTATTACGCTTTCGCAGCCTGGTTCGGCTACCTGCTGCTGGGAGGTGCGGTAGCGAGCAGTCTTCCCCATCCCGGCCTGGAGGATCTCTTCTCTCCGGCCTACTGGCGGAGCCTGGCCGGCCAGTGGGATCTGCTGGTTCCCGCCTTCTTCGGTTCCATGGTCATAGCCATCCTGCTGGGAGCGCTGGCCTATCCGACGGCCCTCCACCTGCTGCGCCGCTACGGCAGGAGACGCCTCCCCCCTACCCCGCCAAAGGACTGA